A single region of the Saprospiraceae bacterium genome encodes:
- a CDS encoding M1 family aminopeptidase, with product MKHWIIFCGLAILAMACNTPKEVVSLTSPPITEERILDTMVVSAPRYDESEESEDSPAENFELPPYNPSSKRINDLIHTKLDLRFDWEKETVIGKAFLSLMPLFYPTDTVVLDAKDFEIKSIVLEGTGKKLDFTYNNNQITVQLDQVYKKGQAYTLSIDYVAHPAASGGSAAIQSDRGLFFINPRKEDPDKPQQIWTQGETESNSRWFPTIDKPNERCTQELTLTVEDRFKTLSNGLLISSKKNADGTRTDYWKMDQPHAPYLFMVAVGEFAVVEEMWEGIPLSYYVEPEFESSAKDIYAHTPEMLTFFSEKLGIKYPWPKFAQIVVRDYVSGAMENTSAVIFGDFIQKHSRELIDNDNDKIVAHEMFHHWFGDYVTCESWSNLTMNEGFANYSEYLWTEHKYGRDAADFHLLEEWGGYFQSAQNAAHPLIHFQYADREDMFDAHSYNKGGSVLHMLRKYVGDEAFYASLHKYLKDNAYQSVEVHNLRLAFEAVTGQDLNWFFNQWYLNQGHPELTIEYAYDEEAKMATMTVEQTQDPSNNPAIFQLPTSVDVYMASGEKTSYPIWIKERSQTFRFPASEKPSLINFDPEKSTLAILQTNKTTEELIFQFNHAPAFVDRLEALQKLEEEKDNPKVTQLRNDALKDPFWVIQIIAIQQLEPTAENIAAFRHIAENGTHSELQAGAIYKLLEAKDPEIGAIAEKVIQKEKAYPPLAASLTTLSEMNNEKALEYAKQLEGEPNGDIIEAVSAVFSNTGDAQYLTYFEKNKDKIDGYLAMSFYDNYQSLAQQIGIEQALKTADAIQQVALDQDQSLYCRFGATRALDSLRQAILTEGDTENAKKVTLLIENIKSKETNGQLKQYYSQF from the coding sequence ATGAAGCATTGGATCATCTTTTGCGGCTTAGCTATTTTAGCTATGGCCTGCAATACCCCCAAAGAAGTGGTAAGTTTAACCTCACCACCTATCACAGAAGAACGAATTCTGGACACGATGGTGGTGTCGGCACCCAGGTATGATGAATCGGAAGAATCGGAAGACTCCCCTGCTGAAAACTTCGAATTACCTCCCTATAATCCCAGTTCTAAACGTATTAATGACCTGATTCACACCAAATTGGATTTGCGATTTGATTGGGAAAAAGAAACAGTTATTGGAAAAGCCTTTCTAAGCCTGATGCCTCTTTTTTATCCCACCGATACGGTTGTGTTGGATGCAAAAGATTTTGAAATAAAATCTATTGTATTAGAAGGAACTGGCAAGAAGTTGGATTTTACCTACAACAATAACCAAATTACGGTCCAGTTGGATCAAGTATATAAAAAAGGCCAGGCCTATACTTTATCCATCGATTATGTCGCTCACCCTGCTGCATCAGGAGGTAGTGCGGCGATACAGTCGGATCGAGGCTTGTTTTTTATAAACCCCCGGAAGGAGGACCCCGATAAGCCCCAGCAAATATGGACGCAGGGAGAAACGGAGTCAAACTCTCGCTGGTTTCCAACAATTGATAAACCTAATGAGCGTTGTACCCAGGAGCTGACGCTCACCGTAGAAGATCGTTTTAAGACCCTTTCTAATGGTTTATTGATTTCTTCTAAGAAAAATGCGGATGGAACCCGAACGGATTATTGGAAAATGGATCAACCCCATGCCCCTTATTTGTTTATGGTAGCCGTTGGTGAATTTGCGGTGGTGGAAGAAATGTGGGAAGGCATTCCGCTTAGTTATTATGTAGAACCCGAGTTCGAAAGTTCAGCTAAAGATATTTATGCGCACACGCCAGAAATGTTGACTTTTTTTTCAGAGAAACTAGGCATAAAGTATCCTTGGCCCAAATTTGCGCAAATTGTAGTCAGGGACTATGTTTCCGGTGCTATGGAAAACACCTCTGCGGTTATTTTTGGAGATTTTATCCAAAAACATAGCCGCGAACTGATTGATAATGATAACGATAAGATTGTTGCCCATGAAATGTTTCACCATTGGTTTGGCGATTATGTGACCTGTGAAAGTTGGTCTAACTTAACGATGAATGAAGGTTTTGCCAATTATAGCGAGTATTTGTGGACAGAACACAAATATGGCAGGGATGCTGCGGACTTTCACTTGTTAGAGGAGTGGGGGGGCTATTTTCAATCGGCTCAAAATGCGGCTCACCCCCTGATTCATTTTCAGTATGCAGACAGAGAAGATATGTTTGATGCCCACAGCTACAATAAAGGAGGATCTGTATTACATATGCTTCGCAAATATGTGGGTGATGAAGCTTTTTATGCTAGCCTTCATAAATATTTGAAGGACAATGCTTACCAATCGGTTGAAGTACATAACCTTCGATTGGCATTTGAAGCAGTTACTGGTCAGGATTTAAATTGGTTTTTTAACCAATGGTATCTCAATCAGGGACATCCTGAATTAACGATTGAATACGCTTATGATGAGGAAGCTAAGATGGCTACCATGACCGTAGAACAAACCCAGGATCCTTCCAATAATCCAGCTATTTTTCAGTTGCCGACTTCCGTTGATGTCTACATGGCCTCTGGCGAAAAAACGAGTTATCCCATCTGGATTAAAGAGCGCAGCCAAACTTTTCGCTTTCCAGCCAGTGAAAAGCCAAGCCTGATCAACTTTGATCCCGAGAAGTCGACGCTGGCTATCTTACAAACCAACAAAACAACGGAGGAGCTTATTTTTCAATTCAACCATGCCCCCGCTTTTGTTGATCGACTGGAAGCGTTACAAAAGCTGGAAGAAGAGAAAGATAATCCAAAGGTTACCCAACTTCGAAATGATGCTTTAAAAGACCCCTTTTGGGTCATTCAGATCATAGCCATTCAGCAACTGGAGCCTACCGCAGAGAATATTGCCGCTTTTAGGCATATCGCCGAAAATGGAACGCATTCTGAACTACAGGCAGGTGCCATCTATAAATTATTGGAAGCCAAAGACCCAGAAATTGGGGCTATTGCGGAAAAGGTGATTCAAAAAGAAAAAGCATATCCACCCTTGGCTGCCTCTTTGACAACCTTGTCCGAGATGAACAATGAAAAAGCCTTGGAGTATGCCAAACAATTGGAAGGAGAACCCAATGGCGATATCATTGAGGCGGTCAGTGCGGTATTTTCTAATACCGGAGATGCCCAGTATCTAACCTATTTTGAAAAAAACAAGGATAAAATTGATGGCTATTTAGCCATGAGTTTTTATGATAACTACCAAAGCCTGGCTCAACAAATTGGGATTGAGCAAGCACTGAAAACGGCTGATGCTATTCAACAAGTAGCGCTGGATCAAGATCAATCGCTTTATTGTCGATTTGGAGCGACCAGAGCCCTGGACAGCTTGCGCCAAGCTATTCTCACTGAAGGTGATACAGAAAATGCAAAAAAAGTGACCCTGCTTATCGAAAATATCAAGTCCAAAGAAACGAATGGACAATTGAAGCAATACTATTCGCAGTTTTAG
- a CDS encoding alpha/beta hydrolase: MNYDIIVEGRFKYVESVGGEEHLVLLHGLFGALSNFEGIINHFSGKYNVIVPILPIFDLPIRKVSVGGLVDYVADFVNHKGFDKVHVLGNSLGGHIALLYALAHPAKVASITLTGSSGLFESAMGTSFPKRGDYEFIRKKTESTFFDPKVASKALVDEVFDIINDRNKAIRVVATAKSAVRHNLGDKLHQIKIPTLLIWGKEDQITPPFVGEKFNELLENSRLIFVDKCGHAPMMEHPDVFNRHLESFLNEVTAKEVN; the protein is encoded by the coding sequence ATGAACTACGATATTATTGTGGAGGGGAGGTTTAAGTATGTTGAATCTGTAGGAGGTGAAGAGCATTTAGTTCTCCTCCATGGTTTGTTTGGCGCCTTAAGCAATTTTGAAGGCATCATTAACCACTTTTCTGGGAAGTACAATGTCATCGTTCCAATCTTACCCATCTTCGATTTACCGATTCGTAAAGTTTCTGTAGGAGGCCTTGTTGATTATGTTGCAGACTTTGTTAATCATAAAGGATTTGATAAGGTTCACGTTTTAGGAAACTCTTTGGGTGGGCACATTGCCTTATTATACGCTTTGGCTCATCCGGCAAAGGTGGCCTCTATTACGTTGACAGGCAGTTCTGGCCTCTTTGAAAGTGCTATGGGAACAAGTTTTCCTAAGCGAGGGGACTACGAGTTTATCCGCAAAAAGACGGAAAGTACTTTTTTTGATCCTAAAGTAGCTAGCAAAGCATTAGTAGACGAAGTCTTTGACATCATCAATGATCGCAATAAGGCCATCCGTGTCGTTGCAACCGCTAAATCGGCCGTTCGACACAATTTAGGAGATAAATTGCATCAAATCAAAATCCCTACCTTATTGATTTGGGGTAAAGAAGATCAAATTACACCTCCATTTGTTGGAGAGAAGTTTAATGAATTACTAGAGAATTCGCGCCTCATTTTTGTTGATAAATGTGGCCATGCTCCTATGATGGAACATCCCGATGTTTTTAATCGACACCTGGAATCTTTTTTAAATGAGGTAACGGCAAAAGAAGTGAATTGA
- a CDS encoding OmpA family protein: MRLVVKLLVLCLTIGVFQSCVSKKKYDELEAAKAATDQALAETQSQVKTLSEEKDALAAEMESEKARLNGEISSIKSDLDATKGKVAQVEEKLNMTEKELNALKEQINGIFAAYSGSGMSLEDRDGRLYVVTGSPIRYRSGSSALSKEERDAIDALAEVLKATPAAKIMVEGHTDNVPFKADLGRDNWDLSYSRAKSVVTRLIKKGVSPAQLSIAGRGDSMPAADNSTSDGKAENRRTVLLPNPDLGSLKGN, translated from the coding sequence ATGCGTCTAGTAGTAAAATTACTGGTTCTATGTCTTACGATTGGGGTATTTCAATCTTGTGTTTCCAAAAAGAAATATGATGAGTTAGAAGCTGCTAAAGCTGCAACTGATCAAGCTTTGGCTGAAACACAGTCTCAAGTAAAAACCCTATCTGAAGAAAAAGATGCTCTTGCCGCTGAAATGGAATCTGAGAAAGCTAGGTTAAACGGCGAAATCAGTTCTATTAAATCTGACCTGGACGCTACCAAAGGCAAAGTTGCTCAGGTAGAGGAAAAGTTGAATATGACGGAAAAAGAGCTTAACGCTCTTAAAGAGCAAATTAATGGCATTTTCGCTGCTTACTCTGGTAGTGGAATGAGCCTTGAAGATCGCGATGGCCGCTTGTATGTCGTTACAGGCTCCCCTATCCGCTACCGCTCTGGTTCTTCTGCTTTATCCAAAGAAGAGCGTGATGCTATCGATGCGCTGGCAGAAGTGCTTAAAGCAACTCCTGCTGCCAAAATTATGGTAGAAGGTCACACTGACAACGTTCCATTCAAAGCTGATTTGGGACGAGACAACTGGGACTTGAGCTATTCCCGTGCTAAATCAGTTGTTACACGATTGATCAAAAAAGGTGTTTCTCCTGCTCAGTTGAGCATTGCCGGCCGTGGCGATTCTATGCCAGCTGCCGACAATAGTACATCTGATGGAAAAGCAGAAAACAGAAGAACAGTTCTTCTTCCTAACCCAGATTTGGGTTCTTTGAAAGGTAATTAA
- a CDS encoding RNA 2'-phosphotransferase yields MNPKQISKLLSLVLRHQPEVLGIQLDPHGWAKLDEIILQMQKKGMNVDQAMIEEVVASNDKQRFRLDLDQRRIRANQGHSIDIDLALEAVAPPPVLYHGTATRFIESIQEKGLIKGNRQHVHLSPDQSTAHMVGRRHGKPVILTIKAGEMQEAGFRFYLSVNGVWLTDQVPVAYILF; encoded by the coding sequence ATGAACCCCAAACAGATTAGTAAATTACTTAGTCTTGTACTTCGCCATCAACCAGAAGTACTCGGTATTCAACTTGATCCCCATGGTTGGGCCAAATTGGATGAGATCATCCTGCAAATGCAAAAGAAAGGAATGAATGTCGATCAAGCGATGATCGAAGAGGTTGTAGCTTCCAATGACAAACAGCGATTTCGATTAGATTTGGACCAGCGGCGAATTAGAGCCAACCAAGGTCATTCGATTGATATAGACTTGGCCCTAGAGGCAGTAGCACCCCCACCTGTTTTATACCACGGTACCGCCACGCGGTTTATTGAATCCATTCAAGAAAAAGGATTGATCAAGGGAAATCGGCAGCATGTACATTTGTCGCCCGATCAAAGTACCGCCCATATGGTCGGACGTCGCCATGGAAAACCCGTTATTTTGACGATTAAGGCTGGCGAAATGCAGGAGGCGGGATTTCGCTTTTACCTTTCAGTCAATGGGGTATGGTTGACGGATCAAGTGCCAGTAGCTTATATTTTATTTTAA
- the trmB gene encoding tRNA (guanosine(46)-N7)-methyltransferase TrmB, with translation MSKRNKLMKFAEVLSFPNVYENFDAKAPGLIGQNGEPVDLCGLWNEKHFGNDNPIVLELACGRGEYTLALAAHFPEQNFVGVDIKGARIWKGAKKALDTKLDNAAFLRTRIEQIGLFFSPAEVSEIWITFPDPFLKKHKANRRLTAPNFLDRYRKILKKGGLVHLKTDDPTLFHFTLETLWAYPHAEILYQDDDIYSRPLPIPALQFKTYYEHLHLQKGKTIKYVQFRLL, from the coding sequence ATGAGTAAAAGAAATAAGTTGATGAAATTTGCGGAGGTGTTGAGTTTTCCCAATGTGTATGAAAACTTTGACGCAAAGGCGCCGGGACTTATTGGCCAGAATGGTGAACCTGTAGATCTTTGTGGCCTTTGGAACGAAAAACACTTTGGCAATGACAACCCTATTGTGTTGGAGTTGGCTTGCGGGAGAGGAGAATACACCTTGGCCTTGGCGGCGCATTTTCCTGAACAAAATTTTGTTGGGGTCGATATTAAAGGAGCCCGGATATGGAAGGGCGCAAAAAAAGCATTGGATACCAAGCTGGATAATGCTGCCTTTTTACGCACGCGGATTGAACAGATCGGTTTGTTTTTTTCTCCGGCAGAAGTTTCCGAAATATGGATTACCTTTCCCGATCCTTTTTTGAAAAAACATAAAGCTAATCGTCGGCTTACCGCTCCCAACTTTCTGGATCGCTACCGAAAAATACTAAAGAAAGGAGGACTTGTGCACCTTAAAACAGATGACCCAACCCTGTTTCATTTCACCTTGGAAACCCTTTGGGCATATCCACATGCCGAAATACTATACCAAGACGATGACATCTATAGTCGCCCTTTACCCATTCCAGCGCTACAATTTAAAACCTATTATGAGCACCTGCACTTGCAGAAAGGAAAGACAATTAAGTACGTACAGTTTCGTTTGCTCTAG
- a CDS encoding alanine racemase, with product MKIPILSTITEPTLLLDEQKCRHNIRSMAEKAKKAGLIFRPHFKTHQSQEIGRWFREVGVTKITVSSLRMAEYFAADGWKDITVAFPVNVREMERINRLAAQIQLHLLVENVESLDYLKTGLQHTVGVFIKVDIGYHRTGISPDDHAAITQLLKAMTSSDKFHFLGFLGHAGHSYKARGKAAIRQVHQQSLKAILPLKERYQDSFPELILSIGDTPTCSQEDTFEGADEIRPGNFVFYDLAQWRIGACRLDQIAVAMACPVVAKHPEQAKMVIYGGGVHFAKDQSILLDGQTPFFGHLVETTEQGWRLPNGRNYLSSLSQEHGILTVEPSVMEKYQVGDIVTILPIHACMTANEMKEYLTLKGRWITRL from the coding sequence ATGAAAATACCAATACTAAGTACGATTACCGAACCCACATTGCTCCTTGACGAGCAAAAATGCCGCCACAATATTCGCAGCATGGCCGAAAAGGCAAAAAAGGCAGGCCTCATCTTTAGACCTCATTTCAAAACCCACCAGTCGCAAGAAATTGGGCGCTGGTTTCGGGAAGTGGGCGTGACGAAAATAACCGTATCCTCCCTTCGGATGGCCGAATACTTTGCAGCAGATGGATGGAAAGATATCACCGTAGCCTTCCCTGTTAATGTAAGAGAAATGGAACGGATCAATCGATTAGCTGCCCAAATACAACTGCATTTATTGGTAGAAAATGTTGAGAGCCTTGATTATTTAAAGACGGGCTTACAACATACCGTTGGAGTCTTTATCAAGGTTGATATTGGTTATCATCGCACTGGCATTTCTCCCGACGATCATGCTGCCATTACCCAATTACTAAAGGCAATGACCAGTTCCGACAAATTCCACTTTCTTGGCTTTTTAGGCCATGCAGGGCATAGTTATAAGGCACGGGGAAAGGCCGCCATTCGCCAAGTACATCAGCAAAGCCTCAAAGCGATCCTTCCGCTTAAGGAACGCTATCAGGATTCATTCCCCGAGCTTATACTTTCTATCGGCGACACCCCCACCTGTAGCCAGGAAGACACCTTCGAAGGGGCAGACGAGATACGCCCAGGCAACTTTGTCTTCTACGACCTCGCACAATGGCGGATTGGCGCTTGTCGCCTCGACCAAATTGCCGTAGCCATGGCTTGCCCCGTTGTCGCCAAACATCCCGAACAAGCCAAGATGGTCATTTATGGCGGAGGCGTCCACTTCGCCAAAGACCAATCGATCTTACTCGATGGACAAACTCCTTTTTTTGGCCATCTCGTAGAGACCACCGAACAGGGGTGGCGCCTTCCTAATGGGCGAAACTACCTTTCTTCCTTATCTCAGGAACACGGCATCCTCACAGTGGAACCATCCGTAATGGAAAAATACCAGGTGGGTGATATCGTTACGATTCTACCTATTCATGCTTGCATGACGGCGAACGAAATGAAAGAATACCTGACCTTAAAGGGGCGATGGATAACGAGGCTTTGA
- the murI gene encoding glutamate racemase, whose protein sequence is MADQSIQQQAIGVFDSGIGGLTVANAIKTLLPYESIYYFGDTAHIPYGTQSASTIQQYCEDITTFLLQESCKIIVIACNTATAAALPQLRAKWPHISFVGMEPAVKPAVQASTSKKIGVLATQTTFKSVRYQNLLERFATGYTCFENPCIGLVELIEAGKWNHPETAQLLKQIIHPMLAEDVDTLVLGCTHYPFVKNLIAQIAGQGVQVIDPAPAVARQIERVLQSNQLQQLAPIMPTYKIWASGTFDSLQRALHFYDFIYDKIQLFKPILP, encoded by the coding sequence ATGGCCGATCAGTCGATCCAACAGCAAGCAATAGGAGTCTTCGACTCTGGCATTGGCGGCCTAACGGTCGCCAATGCCATTAAAACCCTTTTGCCATACGAGTCTATTTATTATTTTGGGGATACTGCCCACATTCCCTACGGAACCCAATCCGCTAGCACCATTCAACAATATTGCGAGGATATTACCACCTTTCTACTCCAAGAATCGTGTAAAATCATTGTCATCGCCTGCAATACAGCTACCGCTGCAGCCCTGCCACAACTCAGAGCTAAATGGCCGCATATTTCCTTTGTGGGTATGGAGCCAGCCGTCAAACCGGCTGTCCAAGCCTCAACCAGCAAAAAAATCGGCGTTTTAGCCACCCAAACGACTTTCAAAAGTGTGCGTTACCAAAATTTACTAGAGCGCTTTGCAACAGGTTATACTTGCTTTGAAAATCCTTGTATCGGATTAGTTGAACTGATAGAAGCAGGTAAATGGAATCACCCCGAAACCGCCCAACTACTAAAGCAAATTATTCATCCAATGTTGGCTGAAGATGTTGACACCCTCGTCCTGGGTTGCACCCATTATCCCTTCGTCAAAAATTTGATTGCTCAAATCGCTGGTCAGGGTGTTCAGGTTATCGACCCTGCTCCAGCCGTTGCCAGACAAATCGAACGCGTTTTACAAAGCAACCAACTCCAGCAACTAGCCCCTATCATGCCCACCTATAAAATTTGGGCATCCGGTACATTTGATTCGCTGCAACGGGCACTTCATTTTTATGATTTTATCTACGATAAAATTCAGCTTTTTAAGCCGATACTCCCTTAG
- a CDS encoding class I SAM-dependent methyltransferase has protein sequence MKKWVLKAIVQKGISFLPYKHRINYLFQKYITKGVRLSPLYFEDRLLHLQHHLEFYHQYRGDLRSIKTLELGTGWYPVVPIGLFLAGAGEINTVDISALTNRENVLLTLKRYLEYESAGKLAPFFIPDPTRLEEARRMVAIADGLDYSQLLENLRIQYWVMDARQLPLPTASIQFITSNNTFEHIYPDILKAILISFKRVIHPDGVMSHFIDMSDHFAHLDPSISIYHFLRYSNQKWKWIDNDIQPQNRWRITHYRQLYDTLGIPITKEENRPGDVAAVKKEPLAEAFKDIPIVDLAISHSYVVSVGF, from the coding sequence ATGAAAAAGTGGGTTTTAAAAGCTATTGTGCAAAAAGGGATTTCGTTTTTACCATATAAACACCGGATCAACTATCTTTTCCAAAAATATATAACCAAAGGAGTTCGCTTGTCACCCTTGTATTTTGAAGATCGCCTACTACACTTGCAGCACCATCTCGAATTTTATCATCAGTATAGAGGTGACCTAAGGAGCATAAAAACTTTGGAATTAGGAACCGGTTGGTATCCTGTCGTGCCTATTGGCTTGTTTTTGGCAGGAGCCGGAGAGATCAATACGGTAGATATCAGCGCCCTGACCAATCGAGAAAATGTTTTACTTACCCTCAAGCGCTATTTAGAATACGAATCGGCTGGGAAATTAGCCCCTTTTTTTATACCAGATCCTACCCGTTTGGAAGAAGCGAGGCGGATGGTGGCAATAGCAGATGGACTTGATTACTCCCAATTATTAGAAAACCTTCGGATACAATATTGGGTGATGGATGCGAGGCAATTACCCTTGCCAACGGCTTCTATTCAATTCATTACCTCCAACAACACCTTTGAGCATATTTATCCGGATATTTTAAAAGCTATTTTAATAAGCTTCAAGCGCGTCATACATCCAGATGGGGTGATGAGCCATTTTATTGATATGTCAGATCACTTTGCTCATTTAGATCCTTCCATAAGTATTTATCATTTTTTGCGTTATTCGAACCAGAAATGGAAGTGGATAGATAATGACATACAGCCGCAAAACAGGTGGCGGATAACCCATTATCGGCAATTGTATGACACCTTGGGGATTCCCATTACGAAAGAAGAAAACAGACCTGGAGATGTAGCGGCCGTAAAGAAAGAACCCTTGGCAGAAGCCTTTAAAGACATCCCGATAGTAGATTTAGCTATTAGCCACAGCTATGTGGTATCGGTAGGGTTTTAG